Genomic segment of Carassius auratus strain Wakin unplaced genomic scaffold, ASM336829v1 scaf_tig00018063, whole genome shotgun sequence:
TATTTTACAACAGAGCCATTGATGTTTTGGTAGACTAGTGAATCCTACCGTCATGTGTTTTGAGCTCATGACCTAGTACTCTCTTATGAACTCTTGCACTCGAGGAAACTCTAATCACTGACATACATTTTGTATGGAAAAAACGCATTGATAAGACTGACCTGGTTAATCTTACCCAGAGGGCCTTGGTATAATCGATTGTTTAATGTGGGTTGTCAAGGCACCAGCCAGAGACAAGTATGTCTTCAGTGTCTTTGGACGCAGTGGTGCAGAAGTGTTAGATTGGTCCAGCCCCTCGTACATTTTTTCATCTGTTCTTTCTGTCTGAATTATATCTCCTCATACTGACATCTGGATTGAGttgattaaaactaaaacttatcTTACAATTTTGACTAATACCAATAAGACAGTAACTAATTTGTTGTATTACAActgtagtaatataatataattgtactGTTTTATGTATAGTATATAAGAAAATAAAgacacaaaaaagaaacaaaataattaaatggtaATTAATTGAACTTAggcaaaattataaatgaaaatatgaaggCTGAATACTAATGTATTAGTATTTCTTGAAGGTTAATTTGAGTGTTAAATGATGTCAAAGGTAATTTATATGTAAAtctaaatatcaaatatcaatatTATCACAAAGGTACCTGTACGGTACATGCACCCCTAAATAGACCTAAAAGACAGTGTTACTCAGGTTTTTACATTGAAAGGACGCACATTTCTGGTCACATATAATGAACCAACATTTTCATGGTCAACTATTGCACCTTCCCTACAAAGAACTTCCTGCCCATAGTCTAATGAGAATAAACCAACCTGGACAATAAATGGAAGCTCATTTCTAGTCAAAGCTGGGTAGGGTAACACAAAAGTTTAGTGCACTTTAATTTGGCATATATACAATTTTCATCAGTCTAAACCTAAGCAGCTGCAATGCACGTTTACAGAAACCACTGACCTTCTTCCTTTAAAcatgtggaaatgtaatgtgtcCTTGTTTCTTATAGCGGTGTCCAGTTTAGATGAGGAGAGCAAGTGGTCGGTGCACTACACAGCCCCCTGGCACCAACAGGAGAATGTCTTCCTCCCAGGATCCAGACCAGCCTGCGTCGAGGACCTTCACCGTCAGGCCAAAGTCAACCTGAAAACAGTCCTCAGAGGTCAGAGACAAGAACAACACTactttttcacttaaaaaaaaaaaatgcaaaacacaatTATAATCTCAACAGTACAAGCAGAGATTCATTAGAAGATTAGAAGATTCAGCATAATTGCTTCATATAATCAGCAAATACAAAATGCCTTGCAGAAGAATATGTGATTTCTCTGTTACAGACCCACTGAGCATTATAATGAAGATAACATTACCACTGTGCAGAAAGTTCCCTTGCACAACCATTTTACCCTGTAATGAAGCAGAGTATTTTTGACAGTATACTGCCTGGGATGCAAATGTTATAACCCTGCTTCAATTCCACCAAATTACAAAAGTGTTTTGTAATCCTGGTCCTGCAGACCCATAGCACTGCACATCTTGTATGTCTCTTTTATGCCACTCATATACTACATGGTTGTCAGATCAAGGCTGTTTGGGTATCATAAAGTTGCTGTGGATTGCACATTACATGATGGATCAATGACTGGGGGTTATACACTACGCAGTATTTCACTAGGAAGAATCCCAGACAATTCTGTCTCTTTTACAAAACGGATACACAAGATACATGCATAAACGCATTGTCCTGTATCTAACTGGCTGTAGCTTTAGGTTGTCACCGATGTCATCTCCAACCAAAACACTTTTCACAATGCAACACTTGCAgacaggtccagatatttagcCTGCTAAATATTTCCCAGGCATACCCAATGCATTGGTGCTTCACACAGACACTTGATAATACACACAATGTGAATGTCACTCACATGAAGGAGAACAGATTGTTCTCAGATTTTGGGCTTTCATCTGtgatctccaaaaaaaaaacatgtctgcaagtgaaaaaaaagttctgatgagctgattatctgaatcaagtgtgttaataaagatatacaaaatatacactgTTGTACACTGTTCACTGTTTTAGACTACTGTAATGAAACATCAAACATCTTCTGAAAGCCAACTTATTGccagttaatgttaatttaatagaGGTTTTGATACTAGTaacaatacatttgaaaaagaaGCAGTAAGGATACACTGATCTGATTTCAAGGGCTGAACATGATTCTCAGCATCCAAGTACAGGCTAAAAAGCCTTTTTAAAAATGAGGGTCGGCGGGAAATGGtcatttttcactttcaaatgcaATCTGACTTCTTGCACAGGACCGCAGACCACAAACTGtctttattatactttaaaacaaAAGCATGTCCTCCAAAAAATTAGACACACTTTTTGAGAgatgttttaaatattagttaaaaATATGAACCAATTACCAAAGGATTCCATGAAGTACCACCATGCTCATGAGCAGGTCTATGTCCATTAGTTCCCCttgaaaatatttgtcataatgGAAGTAAAATGGATCATGAATTATGTTTTCTGTCGACTTTACACTCTCTGCTTCTGAATCTTCCTGGTTTTGTGTCTTTGCCTGTTTTTTGGTTCATGTTACCTTGTATCAATACACTCCCCACAGGGATTTAAAAAAACCTTCCCCAACCAGCTTCAGTAGACCCTAATGGCATATGTCCTTGTCATTTGACCTTCTGCTGCACTTGGGTATATTATCCTATACCAGTGAACAACATCACTTTCCTCTGTATATGGAAACCAGATACATTTTACTTTGATGACTCCCCTTAATTCTCCATTTGACCTTTCTATTGCATTAATAACTAGTCCTCAGAGGTGCTCTGGAATGCTAATATACCAGTGTGTGCTTGGGAGATGTTTTGACTCAAGTGGGGGAGCAGGTGGCACACCAAATGTCTGTTCTCCCCTTTTTCCCAGTGAGCTTTGGCAGGGTCATGGCTGTTTTCTGTCGATTTGTTAAAattgtgaattatatatatatgtatatatatttaatctaatttGCATTCATTGACTGCCCACATCACATCTTTTGAATGTTTTTCCTCTCACTCTATGAATCACAATGTGGCAATTAAGAGTCGACTGCAGTCACTGCAGCTGTACAACAATCAATTTTTATTGACAATATAGATTTTGATAACTGATTGGTAACCTTGCAACAATCAGTTACTAATCATTCATTGATACCttcaccctcatgccattacAAATCTGTAAAACATTCTTCCTTTCAATGATTCTTCCTTTGAttaacacaaaatgagatgttttgCTAGATGTTCATACAACAGAGGAAAGTCATACCGCTTTGTAATGACTTAAAGGTGTATAAATGATTGCAGAACTTACATTTTTGCCTGAATTATTCCGTTAACCCCTTCTTGGATGGGTGACGAAGCTGCTTTCAGAAAGAGGTAAAGTGAAAAGTCCTCTTAAGGATTAAATCCCTCACACATGCTCTCGGTCTCACTCTTTGTCTACCCTTCACTCTTTTAGCTACTAACATATTAACCTGTATTAGCCTCTACTCGCTAATCACAGCTCAAAATGCATAGCTAATTATAATTATTGACACCAGTAGAGTTTTTACTGATTAGCATGCTGTGAAGTATGATTATAAGCCTCCTTAAATACACCAACACTCTTATATTCTGCAATAAAGTGCTTCTGATTATATGCAGCATGAGAAACACAAAGCTTATTTCTGGTTTTAGTGATGATTCGCTGTGCTTTAAAATTCACCTGATCTAAATTAGCTTCTTGCCTCTGTCCAGCATATGTGTAAGACATATATATGAATACACATTAAGAATGCAGGCCAAGCTGTTTCTACTAGCATATATGTGTTGTTTGCAGGCTTGCTGACATTGCAGGTTTGCGTTACTGAACTGTCTATTCACCTGGTTATTGCCATATGGAGTATACATATAAGGTTATTAACATCCTCTGTGcattattaatatctttaactCAGATTCTTATGTTTAGCAGACAGTTTTACATTggattcatatttatttacagcATGTAGTTGACTGAAATGGGATTTGTTTGCCATAAAAAAATTATCCGTTTTTCTCACTAGGCCTACTTAAGTGAAAACACAGAAAGCGGATGTAGGACTGAAGCTTTGCTTTGCTTACATTTTATAGATTATAAGACAGTAAACAGCTGAGATATTGTGCATTTTGTGCAAACTGCAAGCTACGCTGGATAAGGTGCAAAGTCTTATCATGAGTTACTGCAGAACAATCACGTGATTACATTGAGCTCTGCAAAAAGACAaacgagaaaaagagagagagagagagaaagggagagagagaatagCTAATAGTGTTTCTCAGCAGGCATTCATTGTGAAGGTGCCAGAGGAGGTGATCAGCTGAAAGAAATAGATATGTCACTGGCATTAGGTGGAGGTGGAGACCCCCTCTCTGCAGGCCATCCATAACCCAACAGTCAGCTCTGACATTTTCAGGTTGAACTACAGTAAAAATAGACACTACTCTTTTATTTGTCTGCAGGTATTAGTGACAGAAATCTATCTATGTATCACTCTtactatctatcattctttcattcCCAGAGGATAAGACCACTGTCTTTCATTCTGTAATTGCCCTCTCTACACTGAGGGCAAAAGGACACTGTGGCTCTGCAGTTGTTCAGTAATTTGCTGAGTGTGATACAAGAGTCATTAGACTTTATGTGAAATCTCTTCTCTGCAGTGTGCTTATCAGGATCATTCTCATTCGTTCTCAAAAACAGTTATGCATTTCATTCCTcattaaatttcattaaattctGTTGATCAGTCCTTCCACTTATAGAACATGTGTTTTTCTaagagtattgttttttttttttacctttggtTTTTATTGCTTCATGTAGTTTTCCACAGGGTGATTTCTGCCTGAAGGGAATAAGTATTTCTTTGGACTGCCTGTGCACAACATTGAACCATGAATTGATGTTTAAATACTTGCTATAGGCCTGTGATCTGTGTTTAATAGTCTTTACATACTCATTAACACCCCAAATTGTTATTTGATTGGATGGTTATGTTTACCTCTCCAGAGTGCGACAAGCTCAGGAGAGATGGAATCCACAGTTCCCAGTGCTACTCCCAAAGCCCTGCATTCTCTGCAACCAGCCTTTGTGAAAATGTGCACCTGGATGAGGAGaagacagagaagaaaaagaaggtaAACCtaacacaatatttatatttacattcatataataCATGCTGttgctagaaaaaaaagaaagaaaaacttttattttgtttggctATGCAGTATGTCATGCAATGTATAATCAATTTCACTACATTATAACCCAAATCCTGTTGATGaactattatattgtattataataaaatCTATTAAATGCTTATATATTCATGAAACTGGACAAAGGCTATTTTTCCTAAATACTTGAAATGAACACATGATTTGGGTCACTTGTTTTGCACTGCCCACTAGTGGCTATATGCATGCTAGCAGTGAAGTCCAGCACTATTATAAATCAGTAGAACTAGAAAATATTTGTTTCACATTCTGTAATCCTCAATAAAGGTAATGTCTCACTTCACTTgatgttgttttgttcttttattttcaatttttctttcCTCTCACCAAGCGGTTTAAAGTCCTAGACTGCCTATCACAGTCTTGCCTCTCTCTCTGCTGTCATTTGAGATCTTGGAAAAGAAAGGTACAGCTCTTGCTGTAGTTTCTAGTCAGTGGTAGCGCTGTGCTTTGTGAAGGGTGGTTTTAAATCCTAACGTCCTTATAGCATCTTCATAGAAAACCTACTAGTGACAGGTCAGGACACTGAGTATTGTAGATTACACAAATTAGACATTGATACATAATTAGATTGTGGATTTCCCTCAAGCAAtcttgcaaattaaaaaaaactgagtaTGCAAAGCAGAACAAAAGAATCAAATTTGTCTTTTtgccaaaaaagtaaaatattaaaaaaaataaaagagaatcgagacacatTATGGTTGAATACACTGACTGTAACACTGATCTcaaattatcattaataatttagAGAGTAGCTCTCCTCTATTCAGGGCTCCCCTGGGCTTATTGCTCAGAGAAATATTTCCTTCACCCGATGTTACTGGATGGAAATGCACTCCAAGAGTATTTTTTTACTTGGCTTATGGAAGCACTTAAGTGAATTATCAGTAGAAATGACGAAATATCAGACAATGCCTTTCACTGGGCATTGGCCAGGCTATCATTCACCAAAGCCCGACCTCATTAAATCAGTCTGTTTGTGTTGTGTCCAGGCTTCAGAGTCATCTAATGAAGAGGAGAAGCTTGTGTACTCGATGCCGCCTCAGACCCCTCTGCTGGAACATGACCCGGACATCCAGAGAAGCTGGACCAGTTGTCTACCTTTGCCCACTCCTGAGGAGAAGATGAGACTACAGGCCCAGTCGGTGGCCACTGCTATCATTCCCATCGACATTACAGGTACTTAATatatacctttatatatatatatcatattggatatatatatatatatacttcaatatatatatatatatatatatatatatatatatatatatatatatatatatatatatatatccaatatgGACAAAACTAATACATTAAAAGAAATCTGTCTGTATTTATAGATATCATGCATTTTGTTTGGTGATATTACGTGCATCCCTAACTGCAGTGTGGTCTTGTGGCCAGACTTAGAACGAGGCACGCCATTAATAAGcaacgtttttttattattttgacatctTTAGGTGAGAACTTTGACCGTCAGGCCAGTCTCCGTCGCTCTGCAGCAAACACTGATACCATAATACGAAGACCCAAGAGGGTGCAAAGAAGAAAGACAATAACAGGAGTTCTCGATAGCATCCAAACTGAACTAGGTATGATTCATATTCATTGTTGCAGTCATACATAGTACTTTGCACCCCTCTCAAACattttaaaggtgcactcagtaaTTTTTTAGCATTCAGTAATAAAACGTTATATACGagtactttaataaaataaatatactgtatgtccCCACACCATAAACCTGTCCAGTCATATCATTAGTCTATTTTATATTGAGTGTCACCTCCTTGGGACTGCCATGACCCATTATTGGACATTTTTGTTGGTGGAAATGCATTGATCTGACTGCTAATATAGCATTTGTGCAATGGCATTGgtaattaaaaaagttttctttttcagCATGATATTGTATTTATGTCACTAGGTGTTGGTGTAGTCCATGTTGACTGCCATGTTAATGCAAAATATAGATAAAATTGCTGAATTACTAATTATGCTGAATTactgattatttttatattatactatattccgtatatttatttactatattttaactacagtcgttttttaaaaagtatatacattaAATCATTGAGAAAGACAATCAAGTGCAAACAAACACCTTATATCTATAattataatttcttatttattttacagcaattaaaGTACAAGATGACAGAATTGACTCAATGTGTGTGGCAGATCACTACTCCACCCTCAGTCGAGTGGGAACTGTAAACTCCACCCTGAGACGCTCAGACACCCGTGACTCCAGCTGCCAAACAGAAGAGGTAAAGATTGTTCCTCCCTCAGTACGTAGAATCAGAGCACAAAAAGGCCATGGAACTGCTTCCCAAATGACCAGCGTCTCCTCTTCAAGCAGCATTTCCACCATGAGTGACTGTAATGGAATTAGCTACACTCAGCTTAATGACAGTGGTCAGAGCTTTCACAGTTTGCCACGACAAGGTTCTCACATCCCGCATCAACACTGTGAACCACAGTACAACAGCGCCCCCTACAGGATGAGTTCTGGCTCTACAAGCTCCTTGTCCTACCAGTTTGACATTCAGCATGGTTCCTCATCATCACTGCATATGCTGTCCGATTCCAGAAGCAGTACATTAAACAGTCCCAAGCTTGCTGAAAATCCAAATTACAAAGGCTCTGACCAAAATAATAGCCCAAGCTTGTTCAGTCTCAGTGGTGCACTACAGAATTCTATTTCTTACGGACACAGAAGGACAGAGGATAACCAGATGCAATCAACTCATTCTTCAGCCCAGTTGCTTAATACTGCTGATGCCTCGTTGTCGGCTGTCTCCTCTTGTTATGAATCCACAACCTCCCTCTGTTCAGGGATCCATACAGAGACTGAGTCACAGTGCAGCACACTTGATTGCAGAAACTGCGGCAGTCATAATTGTGTCCGCAGGGATTCCAACTTCTCAGAGAGCAGCAAACAAAGCTGCAGCACTCTAACCACTGACCAGTGGACATGTGAATTATCTCCGAAGGACAGTGTCACCTCAAGTTGCTCCTCACCTGTCAGCCATAAATACCACAGTGAGGAACATTCTCCCAGCAAGACAGACTCAAGCTCATTGTTCTCTGTTGACACCGAAGGTTACTACACCTCCATGCGCCTGGACTCTGGTTTAAAGTCACATAGTCATGGCTCCATCAATAAAGCAGTAGATGCAAAGCACAGTTTGTATGAATGCAAGGACCACCACAGTCAAGGGGATCATGCAAGTCTTCACAGCAACCGCTCCCTGACTCGAAGCATTTCCCTGCGGAAAGCCAAGAAGCCCCCACTCCCTCCAGCCAGGACTGATTCCTTAAGGCGCAAACCTCAGAGGAAGTCTTACCAAAATGGCTCAGTCCTTAGTGAGCAGTTGATCTGCAGCCTCCAGCAGTCCTTAGAGCTTAACCTGAAAACTCATAGTGCAACTTGCTCTGAACAGGCATCCTGCAGTGGGTTTGAAGACCCTTGGTTACTCCGACCCAGAAGCCAGAGCTCCACAAGTGCAGCAAGCAGTGGGATGTCTGCACCAGCTTCTGTTTGTCCggtcacacccacacacagtgaTTGCAGCAGTCAGCGCTCAGACTATGCAGAGTCGTGGGACTCCTACATGGATTACCAAGGTCCACAGTCTGACCAGGGTCTCTCCTCCCACATCACAAGATCTGCAAGTGCTGAGGAAAATCAAGTAATCATGGACAATGCATCCTACAACATCGGATTTCTATCGTCCCCCGGCAACAGTAGTGGGATTGAGTCAAAACTGCCCTCATCACCTGACAAGGTTCATCGTCTGACGTCACCATCAAGTGGTTATTCAAGTCAGTCCAACACTCCAACTACAGGCACCCCAGTTACATCTTTAATAAGAGCAAAATCTCCTGCAGGGAGGCCAAAACCCAAAGTGCCCGAAAGAAAGTCCTCCCTGCGGTCCTCTGTGTCGTCCTCCTCTACATCCTTGTCCTCTAACACCTCAGATTCCACCAGAAACATACCACTACCTCCACCTCTACCTGACATGACCATTACATCATGTGAATCAACCAGGCCTGCTTCCTGCTCTCCAACAGCAGCTACAGTAGACTCAACCCCATTTCTTCCTCTTCTACCTGACTTGGAAGAAAGACATAATTCACTTTCAGATTCATCCACAACATCTGAAAAGTGTGACTGTATTGATTTCCCCCCTTCCCCACCAAAGGTTTTTGAATCTCTGTCAAGAAATGAAGGTACGAATAGTCCTCCACCTCCTTCACTACTTCCTCCCAAACCTTCACTGTTCATTCTatctcctccacctcctccaccgTTACCTGAGATGAGTCTTCAAACAGCAGCCATTTTGAACACAGAGAAATGTCTTACACCTAAAGAGGCTGTGGAAATTGAAAAAGCACTAAACATCAGCCACACTGGAGAGCAAGAAAAGACTCAGAGACCAATAATTACTGCCAAAGCTCTTCAGATGGTGCAGCTACAACCTGTGAAGCTCAAGCAAATAGAAGATATTTTTACAGCAGTCAGTTTTGATGATTTTGAAGACCAAGCACACAAGCATTCTGAAACAAACTCAGGAAAGTCACTGGAAAGCGAGACTACAGAGCAAACTGTGACTGCAATTTGTGTTATTCAGTCCAAAAATGTTATGAATACATCTGAACATGAATATTTAGTGAACAAATGTATAAAAGATTTCCCTGAGGTACCAACTGGTTCTTTACCTCCTGGCCCAGATGAACATATCAGAAATACTGGGCAGAATGTTTCAGTGCACCTTTCTGAGACATCTCCAGTTTTATCTTCCCAAGAGCTTCTGCAATGCACACACTCCTCAGCTTCTCCTCAAAGTTGTCAGCTGAAACACAAGCCTCCTTTATCACCAAAGAAACCCAATCTTTCCCTTATTATACCACCCATTATGCACCTACCTCAGCTTCAACAGGTTCATGATGCAGAAAAGACACTTGAGTCAGGCCAACTGAATGGCACAACAAACACAGTTAATTTGCAAGCAATTTCTTTAGACTCTGAGGTGGAGGAGGAGAGTGACTCAGACTCTTCAACCCCTGTGGTCAAAAGCAGAGTATCTCTCAGCAGTGAGTTGTCATCAAGCAGTCTGCAAGAGCTCGTTCTTAATGAGCATGACCTCGGCCTGAGTGATAAAGACTTTGGACTCTGTGATGATAAATGTACATCAGATGATGGTTCAAGCAGCAGCTCAGGATCCATCAGCTTTAAAGAGGATGAACATGAGGAAAATGGTAAGGGACTTTTTATTACTTGCCCAAaagagtgaaagtgtgtgtggaAGATCACTCTAGTGTGCAGAACAAATGATTGTGTTGTTTGATCATGCATTTTGAATTTACCATCAGCTTTACATCCatctgcaaagctgcattttttgtttgaattaattacaagataatatttttttttattatgttatggATCAAAAAGCACTCTGCATTTCATAGCCTCAATGATAATTATCACTTTCTTCCTCCCAAAAAAGTAAATTGGTTTAATATACTTCTATTAACACATCTCCAATCCTCCTAATAATCCCCCCTTGTGAGTAAAGTTACTGTGGATGTTCTTCATTACCATCGACACAGGTCCTGTTTTACATGCTGCAGGATTGACTACAACTTTATGAATCTTTTATCTGTTACATAACTAGTTACCCTTGAATGAGCTAAGAAAGTTGAATGAGTGCCCTTGAGTGTGTGATGGTTAGCGGGTTTAGACTATAATATTCTCAAGCCTCTGCAGTGCTCACTAAAGTGCAGTTATTGCACAACAGCAGGACTACCAAAGGAGTGTGAATAATTTAAAAGCAGAAAATGTCTGTTGCCACATTGGTTTTGCTCCTTTCTGATTTTCAGTCAGTGTAGGCTCAGTCTCCATTGTTTCTTCTCACTTTGAGAGGTAAGCTGAATGTCTATGTGTGGGTTGTAGGTGCTGTG
This window contains:
- the LOC113075933 gene encoding LOW QUALITY PROTEIN: NHS-like protein 1 (The sequence of the model RefSeq protein was modified relative to this genomic sequence to represent the inferred CDS: deleted 1 base in 1 codon): MIAYVDCLSTEPAGKCWNRTYYEDEDELLPLYTRKLNLQPKTEGSLRRRLLTSKIHQQQNALWAPKPWAGPPARKGVPLQGQPNYTFSPSCHDWKAVSSLDEESKWSVHYTAPWHQQENVFLPGSRPACVEDLHRQAKVNLKTVLRECDKLRRDGIHSSQCYSQSPAFSATSLCENVHLDEEKTEKKKKRFKVLDCLSQSCLSLCCHLRSWKRKASESSNEEEKLVYSMPPQTPLLEHDPDIQRSWTSCLPLPTPEEKMRLQAQSVATAIIPIDITGENFDRQASLRRSAANTDTIIRRPKRVQRRKTITGVLDSIQTELAIKVQDDRIDSMCVADHYSTLSRVGTVNSTLRRSDTRDSSCQTEEVKIVPPSVRRIRAQKGHGTASQMTSVSSSSSISTMSDCNGISYTQLNDSGQSFHSLPRQGSHIPHQHCEPQYNSAPYRMSSGSTSSLSYQFDIQHGSSSSLHMLSDSRSSTLNSPKLAENPNYKGSDQNNSPSLFSLSGALQNSISYGHRRTEDNQMQSTHSSAQLLNTADASLSAVSSCYESTTSLCSGIHTETESQCSTLDCRNCGSHNCVRRDSNFSESSKQSCSTLTTDQWTCELSPKDSVTSSCSSPVSHKYHSEEHSPSKTDSSSLFSVDTEGYYTSMRLDSGLKSHSHGSINKAVDAKHSLYECKDHHSQGDHASLHSNRSLTRSISLRKAKKPPLPPARTDSLRRKPQRKSYQNGSVLSEQLICSLQQSLELNLKTHSATCSEQASCSGFEDPWLLRPRSQSSTSAASSGMSAPASVCPVTPTHSDCSSQRSDYAESWDSYMDYQGPQSDQGLSSHITRSASAEENQVIMDNASYNIGFLSSPGNSSGIESKLPSSPDKVHRLTSPSSGYSSQSNTPTTGTPVTSLIRAKSPAGRPKPKVPERKSSLRSSVSSSSTSLSSNTSDSTRNIPLPPPLPDMTITSCESTRPASCSPTAATVDSTPFLPLLPDLEERHNSLSDSSTTSEKCDCIDFPPSPPKVFESLSRNEGTNSPPPPSLLPPKPSLFILSPPPPPPLPEMSLQTAAILNTEKCLTPKEAVEIEKALNISHTGEQEKTQRPIITAKALQMVQLQPVKLKQIEDIFTAVSFDDFEDQAHKHSETNSGKSLESETTEQTVTAICVIQSKNVMNTSEHEYLVNKCIKDFPEVPTGSLPPGPDEHIRNTGQNVSVHLSETSPVLSSQELLQCTHSSASPQSCQLKHKPPLSPKKPNLSLIIPPIMHLPQLQQVHDAEKTLESGQLNGTTNTVNLQAISLDSEVEEESDSDSSTPVVKSRVSLSSELSSSSLQELVLNEHDLGLSDKDFGLCDDKCTSDDGSSSSSGSISFKEDEHEENGAVFDSSTESASSVNTNGEAVEEMVTPVRPRTTEDLFAAIHRSKRKVLGRGDSEEERCRNFLPSPPVTPTGSCPSLTSLPRQTGSVQRNLRRSSTSNDNFKALLLKKGSRSESSFRMSAAEILKCTDPRFLKKANSEHTQSDGLCTSPTSSRRAHEEWARTEGALPRLTTLKYGRSRTPPSAASSRYNSRSRIPSGPMTAICEKEGEMAESTDCCFSAESPFALPISSSSTVCAQGST